One Streptomyces sp. CNQ-509 DNA window includes the following coding sequences:
- a CDS encoding TetR family transcriptional regulator, protein MDNRRGEKEQAAEDRRRELLEAADRVVLREGPGASMNAIAAEAGITKPILYRHFGDKGGLYRALAVRHTDALLAALRAALDAPTGRRERVEATLDTYLSAIEARPQVYRFLMHPADGGAAEIPEPAASPEAGERGFEVGRHSAPLLRRLGEELAQVIADRIDFGPGGAVIARAWGHGIVGMMHAAGDWWLHERPCTRAELVQSLADLLWGRLAAAADKAGGPGL, encoded by the coding sequence ATGGACAACCGGCGCGGCGAGAAGGAGCAGGCGGCCGAGGACCGGCGCCGCGAACTGCTCGAAGCCGCGGACCGGGTGGTCCTGCGCGAGGGACCCGGCGCCTCGATGAACGCGATCGCCGCCGAGGCCGGCATCACCAAGCCCATCCTCTACCGCCACTTCGGCGACAAGGGCGGCCTCTACCGCGCGCTCGCCGTACGCCACACCGACGCCCTCCTCGCCGCCCTGCGCGCCGCTCTCGACGCCCCCACCGGCCGGCGCGAGCGCGTCGAGGCCACCCTCGACACGTACCTCTCCGCCATCGAGGCGCGCCCGCAGGTCTACCGCTTCCTCATGCACCCCGCCGACGGCGGCGCCGCCGAGATCCCCGAGCCGGCCGCCTCCCCCGAGGCCGGCGAGCGCGGCTTCGAGGTCGGCCGCCACTCCGCGCCGCTGCTCCGCCGGCTGGGCGAGGAGCTGGCCCAGGTCATAGCCGACCGCATCGACTTCGGCCCCGGCGGCGCGGTGATCGCCCGCGCCTGGGGCCACGGCATCGTCGGCATGATGCACGCCGCCGGCGACTGGTGGCTGCATGAACGGCCGTGCACCCGCGCGGAATTGGTGCAGAGCCTCGCCGATCTGCTCTGGGGCCGGCTCGCCGCCGCCGCGGACAAGGCCGGCGGCCCCGGCCTGTAG
- a CDS encoding sensor histidine kinase — protein MTNPGDGGRRPRRTWWRDAAVTATAFTLCLLGGVVQVDDTLTAPPAAAYLIAVASCAVLPVRHRAPMAALAATTAAGLLVPPLGLLLSPAITAPAVIAAYAYALHARTERRAAIVVSLVSAALLLATTPWFEELSWQDASRMGSVAAFPMVAGVLGHSARNRRAYLAAVEERARRAEKSRESEARRRVAEERLRIARELHDLVAHQITLAHAQATVAAHLFDSRPEQTRKSLTELVRTTSDALDDLRATVGLLRQAGDAAEPAEPAPGLSRLPTLLDSFGRAGLEVSLEQEGTARPLPPGVDLTAYRIVQEALTNVTKHAGTGSARVHLVWNRDRLNLTVADDGHGARTALDAAAPERQPGYGLIGMRERATAVGGHLSAGSRPEGGFLVSTELPLPAVRDTAGGTGADEEGDETDDAAVDAEETEETGEAQ, from the coding sequence ATGACGAACCCGGGCGACGGCGGCCGGCGACCTCGCCGTACGTGGTGGCGGGACGCGGCGGTCACGGCGACGGCGTTCACGCTCTGCCTGCTCGGCGGCGTGGTGCAGGTCGATGACACGCTGACCGCGCCGCCCGCCGCCGCCTACCTCATCGCCGTGGCGTCCTGTGCCGTGCTGCCCGTACGGCACAGGGCGCCAATGGCTGCCCTGGCGGCCACCACCGCGGCCGGGTTGCTGGTCCCGCCGCTGGGCCTCCTGCTGAGCCCGGCGATCACGGCCCCCGCCGTGATCGCCGCCTACGCGTACGCGCTCCACGCCCGTACCGAACGGCGCGCCGCGATCGTGGTGTCGCTCGTGTCCGCGGCGCTGCTGCTCGCCACCACCCCCTGGTTCGAGGAGCTGTCCTGGCAGGACGCGAGCCGGATGGGCTCGGTGGCGGCGTTCCCGATGGTGGCGGGCGTACTCGGGCACTCGGCGCGCAACCGGCGGGCCTACCTGGCGGCCGTGGAGGAGCGGGCCAGGCGGGCGGAGAAGAGCCGGGAGAGCGAGGCGCGCCGCCGCGTGGCCGAGGAGCGGCTGCGGATCGCCCGCGAGCTGCACGACCTCGTGGCCCACCAGATCACCCTGGCCCATGCGCAGGCCACGGTCGCGGCCCACCTCTTCGACTCCCGCCCCGAGCAGACCCGCAAGAGCCTCACGGAGCTGGTGAGGACCACCAGCGACGCGCTCGACGACCTGCGTGCCACGGTCGGGCTGCTGCGCCAGGCCGGGGACGCGGCCGAGCCCGCGGAACCGGCGCCCGGGCTGTCCCGGCTGCCGACGCTCCTCGACTCCTTCGGCCGCGCGGGTCTGGAGGTGTCACTGGAGCAGGAGGGCACGGCCAGGCCGCTGCCGCCGGGGGTGGACCTCACCGCGTACCGCATCGTCCAGGAGGCCCTGACCAACGTGACCAAGCACGCCGGCACCGGCAGTGCGCGGGTGCACCTCGTCTGGAACCGCGACCGCCTGAACCTCACCGTCGCCGACGACGGCCACGGCGCCCGTACGGCGCTGGACGCCGCCGCGCCCGAGCGCCAGCCCGGCTACGGTCTGATCGGGATGCGCGAACGCGCCACCGCGGTCGGGGGGCACCTCTCCGCGGGCAGCCGTCCCGAGGGCGGCTTCCTCGTCTCCACCGAACTGCCCCTCCCGGCGGTCAGGGACACGGCGGGCGGAACGGGCGCCGACGAGGAAGGCGACGAGACCGACGACGCGGCAGTCGACGCAGAAGAGACCGAAGAGACGGGAGAGGCGCAGTGA
- a CDS encoding type 1 glutamine amidotransferase, whose protein sequence is MNDTSLRLVWVYPDLLSTYGDQGNALVVERRARQRGYDVTRVDVRSDQPVPASADIYLIGGGEDRPQRLAAERLRRDGGLNRAAGNGAIIFSVCAGYQILGHEFINDLDRQEPGLGLLDVTSGRGQAGRCVGDVLADIDPQLGLPQLTGFENHQGVTHLGPTAKPLARVRFGHGNGTGDGTEGAWNGNVFGTYMHGPVLARNPQIADLLIRLALESPGLPPVDDRWYEALRNERIAAASASR, encoded by the coding sequence ATGAACGACACCAGCCTGCGCCTCGTCTGGGTCTACCCCGACCTGCTGTCCACCTACGGAGACCAGGGCAACGCCCTCGTCGTCGAGCGCCGCGCGCGGCAGCGCGGCTACGACGTCACGCGCGTCGACGTCCGCTCCGACCAGCCCGTGCCCGCCTCCGCCGACATCTACCTCATCGGCGGCGGCGAGGACCGCCCGCAGCGGCTCGCCGCCGAGCGGCTGCGCCGTGACGGCGGCCTCAACCGGGCCGCGGGCAACGGCGCGATCATCTTCTCCGTCTGCGCCGGTTACCAGATCCTCGGCCACGAGTTCATCAACGACCTCGACCGGCAGGAGCCGGGCCTCGGCCTGCTCGACGTCACCAGCGGCCGCGGCCAGGCCGGCCGCTGCGTCGGCGACGTGCTCGCCGACATCGACCCGCAGCTCGGCCTCCCCCAGCTCACCGGCTTCGAGAACCACCAGGGCGTCACGCACCTCGGCCCGACCGCCAAGCCGCTCGCCCGGGTCCGCTTCGGCCACGGCAACGGCACCGGCGACGGCACCGAGGGCGCGTGGAACGGCAACGTCTTCGGCACGTACATGCACGGCCCTGTGCTCGCCCGCAACCCGCAGATCGCCGACCTGCTGATCCGGCTGGCGCTGGAGTCCCCGGGCCTGCCGCCGGTCGACGACCGCTGGTACGAGGCCCTGCGCAACGAGCGCATCGCCGCCGCCAGCGCCTCCCGCTGA
- a CDS encoding response regulator transcription factor — translation MTLRVLLADDQALLRGAFRMLLDTADDITVVGEAADGREAVHLTRELRPDVVVMDIRMPDVDGLTATSEIAADPELRGSRILILTTYETDEYVAQALRAGAGGFIGKGIGAEELVDAVRTIAAGDTLLSPAATRSLVARFLATPDDAPRHHPERLAVLTPREREMVALVATGLSNQEIAERMFLSPFTVRAHVQRAMTKLEARDRAQLVVIAYRTGLVRATPGGDGDRPA, via the coding sequence GTGACGCTACGGGTGCTGCTCGCCGACGACCAGGCGCTGCTGCGCGGTGCGTTCCGGATGCTCCTCGACACCGCCGACGACATCACCGTGGTCGGCGAGGCCGCCGACGGAAGGGAGGCCGTGCACCTCACCCGCGAACTGCGCCCGGACGTGGTGGTGATGGACATCCGCATGCCCGACGTCGACGGCCTCACCGCCACGTCGGAGATCGCTGCGGACCCGGAGCTGCGCGGCAGCCGCATCCTGATCCTCACCACGTACGAGACGGACGAGTACGTGGCGCAGGCGCTGCGCGCGGGGGCCGGCGGCTTCATCGGCAAGGGCATCGGGGCCGAGGAACTGGTGGACGCCGTCCGTACGATCGCCGCGGGCGACACCCTGCTGTCGCCCGCCGCGACCCGCTCGCTGGTCGCCCGCTTCCTCGCCACCCCGGACGACGCCCCGCGGCACCACCCGGAACGGCTCGCCGTGCTCACCCCGCGGGAACGCGAGATGGTGGCGCTGGTCGCCACCGGCCTGTCCAACCAGGAGATCGCCGAGCGGATGTTCCTCAGCCCCTTCACCGTCCGCGCCCACGTGCAGCGCGCGATGACGAAGCTGGAGGCCCGCGACCGGGCCCAGCTCGTCGTCATCGCGTACCGCACGGGCCTGGTGCGGGCCACGCCCGGTGGCGACGGCGACCGCCCGGCGTGA
- a CDS encoding cytochrome c oxidase assembly protein, translating to MDHGGHGGHLDLPPFTLGRGLEWTGEPVFLIGSLAALALYGYGVFRLRRRGDDWPIGRTVAFAVGVLTIVLVMCTGLNDYGMVMFSVHMVQHMVISMLSPILLLLGAPVTLLLRALPTGRPRSAVVSVLHSRYLMVITHPVFTIPLFIASLYALYFTPLFDTLMESRAGHVGMMIHFLAVGLVFFWPIMGVDPGPNRPTHVMRMLTLFAGMPFHAFFGIALMMGSEPMVDVYSNPPASLGIDALDDQQAAGGIAWAFSEIPSVLVLIALVYQWYNSEQRRAKRSDRTADRDGDQELAAYNAYLASLQAREQ from the coding sequence ATGGACCACGGCGGGCACGGCGGCCACCTGGACCTTCCGCCGTTCACCCTGGGGCGCGGGCTGGAGTGGACCGGCGAGCCGGTCTTCCTCATCGGCTCCCTCGCGGCCCTCGCCCTCTACGGGTACGGGGTCTTCCGGCTGCGCCGCCGCGGCGACGACTGGCCGATCGGGCGGACCGTCGCGTTCGCCGTCGGCGTGCTGACCATCGTCCTCGTCATGTGCACGGGCCTGAACGACTACGGCATGGTCATGTTCAGCGTGCACATGGTGCAGCACATGGTGATCAGCATGCTCTCGCCGATCCTGCTGCTCCTCGGCGCCCCCGTGACGCTGCTGCTGCGCGCCCTGCCGACGGGCCGCCCGCGCTCCGCGGTGGTCTCGGTGCTGCACAGCCGCTATCTGATGGTGATCACGCACCCCGTGTTCACGATCCCGCTCTTCATCGCGAGCCTGTACGCGCTGTACTTCACCCCGCTCTTCGACACGCTCATGGAGAGCAGGGCCGGGCATGTCGGGATGATGATCCACTTCCTGGCCGTGGGGCTGGTCTTCTTCTGGCCGATCATGGGCGTCGACCCGGGGCCGAACCGGCCCACGCACGTGATGCGGATGCTGACGCTCTTCGCGGGGATGCCGTTCCACGCCTTCTTCGGCATCGCGCTGATGATGGGCAGCGAGCCCATGGTGGACGTCTACAGCAACCCGCCCGCGTCCCTCGGCATCGACGCCCTGGACGACCAGCAGGCCGCCGGCGGCATCGCCTGGGCCTTCAGCGAGATCCCGTCGGTGCTCGTCCTCATCGCGCTGGTCTACCAGTGGTACAACTCCGAGCAGCGCCGCGCCAAGCGCAGCGACCGCACCGCGGACCGCGACGGGGACCAGGAGCTGGCCGCGTACAACGCCTATCTGGCCTCGCTCCAGGCTCGCGAACAGTAG
- a CDS encoding MurT ligase domain-containing protein, with the protein MAGNTEPLSPRSKLAVTAGRAAAAVSRAAGKGSGSVIGGKVALRLDPDLLGRLAGHLDVVLVSATNGKTTTTRLIAEALRASGPVVSNALGANMPAGITSALAGGSDARYGVIEVDEKYLAGVARDVTPKAIALLNLSRDQLDRAAETRMLAERWREGLAGNKALVVANADDPLVVWAASSSPNVVWVAVGQEWKDDAWSCPSCGGVLQRPGEDWLCAECGFRRPVPSWALSGEHVLDPHGAAWPIRLQLPGRANRANATTAAAVAAAFGVHPQTALERMWEVTAVAGRYDTVQFGGRDLRLLLAKNPAGWLETFSLIDPPPTPVVLSVNARGADGTDTSWLWDVDYTRLTGHPLYVIGDRKLDLAVRLEVANQSFRVCEHVDEAVAAAPPGRIEVIANYTAFQDLRRRVGN; encoded by the coding sequence ATGGCAGGCAACACGGAACCGCTGTCGCCACGGTCCAAGCTGGCCGTCACGGCGGGCAGGGCGGCAGCAGCGGTGTCCCGCGCCGCGGGCAAGGGCAGCGGCTCCGTGATCGGCGGCAAGGTCGCGCTCAGGCTGGACCCCGACCTGCTCGGCCGGCTCGCCGGTCACCTCGACGTCGTCCTCGTCTCCGCCACCAACGGCAAGACGACCACCACCAGGCTGATCGCCGAGGCCCTGCGCGCCTCCGGTCCCGTCGTCTCCAACGCCCTCGGCGCCAACATGCCCGCCGGCATCACCTCGGCGCTCGCCGGCGGCTCCGACGCCCGCTACGGCGTCATCGAGGTCGACGAGAAGTACCTGGCCGGCGTCGCCCGCGACGTCACGCCGAAGGCCATCGCGCTGCTCAACCTCTCCCGCGACCAGCTCGACCGCGCCGCCGAGACCCGCATGCTCGCCGAGCGCTGGCGCGAGGGCCTCGCCGGCAACAAGGCCCTCGTCGTCGCCAACGCCGACGACCCCCTCGTGGTCTGGGCCGCCTCCTCCAGCCCGAACGTCGTCTGGGTCGCCGTCGGTCAGGAGTGGAAGGACGACGCCTGGTCCTGCCCCTCCTGCGGCGGCGTCCTCCAGCGCCCCGGCGAGGACTGGCTGTGCGCCGAGTGCGGCTTCCGCCGCCCCGTACCCAGTTGGGCGCTCTCCGGCGAGCACGTGCTCGACCCGCACGGCGCCGCCTGGCCGATCCGCCTCCAGCTCCCCGGCCGGGCCAACCGGGCCAACGCCACCACGGCCGCCGCCGTGGCCGCCGCCTTCGGCGTGCACCCGCAGACGGCGCTGGAGCGGATGTGGGAGGTCACCGCCGTCGCCGGGCGGTACGACACGGTGCAGTTCGGCGGCCGCGACCTGCGGCTGCTGCTGGCGAAGAACCCGGCCGGCTGGCTGGAGACCTTCTCCCTCATCGACCCCCCGCCCACCCCCGTGGTCCTCTCCGTCAACGCCCGCGGCGCCGACGGCACGGACACCTCCTGGCTGTGGGACGTCGACTACACCCGGCTGACCGGGCACCCGCTGTACGTCATCGGCGACCGCAAGCTCGACCTCGCCGTCCGTCTCGAGGTGGCGAACCAGAGCTTCCGGGTGTGCGAGCACGTCGACGAGGCCGTGGCCGCCGCGCCGCCCGGCCGGATCGAGGTCATCGCCAACTACACCGCGTTCCAGGACCTGCGCCGCCGCGTCGGCAACTGA
- a CDS encoding LacI family DNA-binding transcriptional regulator, with amino-acid sequence MSGAGVQFDGEAPAAAEEPQATATLAAIAEAAGVSASTVSKVLNGRSDVSPGTRARVQDLLREHGYRRRGGGARQAPLLDLVFHELESAWAMEVIRGVENIARAERLGVVLSESAGRLTPGQTWVEDVLARRPAGVVLVLSDLSSDQRAQFTGRGIPFAVLDPAGDLAEDVPSIGATNWQGGLAATRHLVGLGHRRIGVVGGPPEMMCSRARIDGYRAALGVAGLPVDPELIREGDFHHEAGYAAGRELLALRDRPTAVFTGNDLQALGLYEAARELGLRIPDDLSVVGFDDLPIARWIGPPLTTVRQPLTEMAEAAARLVLDIGRGHEPVTRRVELATSLVTRNSTAPPPER; translated from the coding sequence ATGAGTGGTGCTGGAGTCCAGTTCGACGGAGAGGCCCCCGCGGCCGCCGAGGAGCCGCAGGCCACCGCTACGCTGGCCGCGATCGCGGAGGCCGCCGGCGTGTCGGCGTCGACAGTTTCGAAGGTCCTCAACGGCCGCTCCGACGTCTCCCCCGGCACCCGCGCCCGGGTCCAGGACCTGCTGCGCGAGCACGGCTACCGGCGCCGCGGCGGCGGCGCCCGCCAGGCCCCGCTGCTCGACCTGGTCTTCCACGAGCTGGAGAGCGCGTGGGCGATGGAGGTCATCAGGGGCGTGGAGAACATCGCCAGGGCGGAGCGGCTCGGCGTGGTGCTCTCGGAGAGCGCGGGGCGGCTGACGCCGGGGCAGACGTGGGTGGAGGACGTGCTCGCGCGCCGGCCCGCGGGCGTCGTCCTGGTGCTGTCGGACCTCTCCTCGGACCAGCGCGCGCAGTTCACCGGCCGCGGCATCCCGTTCGCGGTGCTGGACCCGGCGGGCGACCTCGCCGAGGATGTGCCGTCCATCGGGGCCACCAACTGGCAGGGCGGCCTGGCCGCCACCCGCCACCTGGTGGGCCTGGGCCACCGCAGGATCGGCGTCGTCGGCGGGCCGCCGGAGATGATGTGCAGCCGGGCCCGTATCGACGGCTACCGCGCGGCGCTGGGCGTCGCCGGGCTGCCGGTGGACCCCGAACTGATCCGGGAGGGCGACTTCCACCACGAGGCGGGCTACGCTGCCGGGCGCGAGCTGCTCGCCCTGCGCGACCGCCCCACCGCGGTCTTCACCGGCAACGACCTCCAGGCCCTCGGCCTGTACGAGGCCGCCCGCGAGCTGGGCCTGCGCATCCCCGACGACCTCAGCGTCGTCGGCTTCGACGACCTTCCCATAGCCCGCTGGATCGGCCCGCCGCTGACGACCGTACGGCAGCCGCTGACGGAGATGGCCGAGGCGGCGGCCCGGCTGGTGCTCGACATCGGCCGCGGCCACGAGCCGGTGACGCGCCGCGTCGAGCTGGCGACGAGCCTCGTCACCCGCAACAGCACGGCCCCGCCGCCCGAGCGCTGA
- a CDS encoding acyl-CoA dehydrogenase family protein, translating to MSEFTFELNEDQRSVQEWVHGFAADVIRPAAAEWDEREETPWPVIQEAAKIGLYSLDFYAQQYFDPTGLSIPMVMEELFWGDAGIALSIVGTGLAAVGVLANGTEEQIGTWIPQMYGDVDNVQLAAFCSSEPDAGSDVSAMRTRAVYDEAKDEWVLNGTKTWATNGGIAAVHVVVAVVDPELGTKGHASFIVPPGTPGLSQGQKFKKHGIRASHTAEVVLEDVRVPGSCLLGGRDRLQERLARARERAKSGGERVKNAAMATFEASRPAVGAQAVGIARAAYETALEYAKTRVQFGRPIIDNQGVAFQLADMRTQIDAARLLVWRASWMASAGKGFTSAEGSMSKLYAGEVAKDVTARAMQILGGNGFTREYPVERMHRDAAIYTIFEGTSEIQRLVIARTLAGVPIR from the coding sequence ATGTCTGAGTTCACGTTCGAGCTCAACGAGGACCAGAGGTCCGTCCAGGAGTGGGTGCACGGCTTCGCCGCCGACGTCATCCGCCCCGCCGCCGCCGAGTGGGATGAGCGCGAGGAGACCCCCTGGCCGGTGATCCAGGAGGCGGCCAAGATCGGCCTGTACTCCCTGGACTTCTACGCCCAGCAGTACTTCGACCCCACCGGGCTGAGCATCCCGATGGTCATGGAGGAGCTGTTCTGGGGCGACGCGGGCATCGCCCTGTCGATCGTCGGCACGGGCCTCGCCGCCGTCGGCGTGCTGGCCAACGGCACCGAGGAGCAGATCGGCACCTGGATCCCGCAGATGTACGGCGATGTCGACAACGTCCAACTCGCCGCCTTCTGCTCCTCCGAGCCGGACGCAGGCTCCGACGTCTCCGCGATGCGCACCCGCGCCGTCTACGACGAGGCCAAGGACGAGTGGGTGCTCAACGGCACCAAGACCTGGGCCACCAACGGCGGCATCGCCGCCGTGCACGTCGTCGTCGCCGTCGTCGACCCGGAGCTGGGCACCAAGGGGCACGCTTCGTTCATCGTCCCGCCGGGCACGCCGGGTCTGTCGCAGGGCCAGAAGTTCAAGAAGCACGGCATCCGCGCCTCGCACACCGCCGAGGTGGTGCTGGAGGACGTGCGCGTGCCCGGCTCGTGCCTGCTCGGCGGCCGGGACAGGCTCCAGGAGCGGCTGGCCAGGGCGCGCGAGCGGGCGAAGTCCGGCGGCGAGCGGGTCAAGAACGCCGCGATGGCCACCTTCGAGGCGTCCCGCCCCGCGGTGGGCGCGCAGGCGGTGGGCATCGCGCGCGCGGCGTACGAGACGGCGCTGGAGTACGCCAAGACGCGGGTCCAGTTCGGCCGCCCGATCATCGACAACCAGGGCGTCGCCTTCCAGCTCGCCGACATGCGCACCCAGATCGACGCCGCCCGGCTGCTGGTCTGGCGGGCGTCCTGGATGGCCAGCGCGGGCAAGGGTTTCACCTCGGCCGAGGGCTCGATGTCGAAGCTGTACGCGGGCGAGGTGGCCAAGGACGTCACCGCGCGGGCGATGCAGATCCTCGGCGGCAACGGCTTCACCCGCGAGTACCCGGTGGAGCGGATGCACCGCGACGCCGCCATCTACACGATCTTCGAGGGCACGAGCGAGATCCAGCGGCTGGTGATCGCCCGGACCCTGGCGGGTGTCCCGATCCGCTGA
- a CDS encoding 1-acyl-sn-glycerol-3-phosphate acyltransferase, translating to MFYHLLKYLFFGPLLRPLFRPRIEGLEHIPEEGAAIVAGNHLSFADHFLMPVMLKRRITFLAKAEYFNGPGLKGRLTAGFFHSIGQIPVDRRGRKAAQAAIEEGLAVLAKGELLGIYPEGTRSHDGRLYKGRVGVAAMALRAGVPVIPCAMIGTREVQPPGQKLPSLGRVTIRFGEPLEFSRYEGMEDHKAVLRAVTDEIMYAILSMSDQEYVDRYAQEVKAEQEAAKKKPPAAA from the coding sequence GTGTTCTACCACCTGCTGAAGTACCTGTTCTTCGGGCCGCTGCTGCGGCCGCTGTTCCGGCCGCGGATCGAGGGCCTGGAGCACATTCCGGAGGAGGGGGCGGCGATCGTCGCGGGCAACCACCTGTCGTTCGCGGACCACTTCCTCATGCCCGTGATGCTGAAACGGCGCATCACCTTCCTCGCCAAGGCCGAGTACTTCAACGGCCCCGGCCTCAAGGGGCGGCTGACGGCCGGGTTCTTCCACAGCATCGGCCAGATCCCGGTCGACCGCCGGGGCCGCAAGGCGGCGCAGGCCGCCATTGAAGAGGGCCTGGCCGTGCTCGCCAAGGGCGAGTTGCTGGGCATCTACCCGGAGGGCACGCGCTCGCACGACGGCCGGCTGTACAAGGGCCGGGTCGGGGTGGCGGCGATGGCGCTGCGGGCGGGCGTGCCGGTCATCCCGTGCGCGATGATCGGCACCCGCGAAGTCCAGCCGCCCGGGCAGAAACTCCCCAGCCTCGGCCGGGTCACGATCCGCTTCGGCGAGCCGCTGGAGTTCTCCCGGTACGAGGGGATGGAGGACCACAAGGCCGTGCTGCGGGCCGTCACCGACGAGATCATGTACGCGATCCTCAGCATGTCGGACCAGGAGTACGTCGACCGCTACGCCCAAGAGGTCAAGGCCGAGCAGGAGGCCGCGAAGAAGAAGCCGCCGGCCGCGGCCTGA
- a CDS encoding TIGR02452 family protein, whose product MSARLREVARDNERILAAGGYEAAGRWVPLGEAAARAADGTRMHGPGPVEGAGGAPAGGPRDTPAEVTAETSLAAARRLAGEGADRVGVLNFSSARNPGGGYVNGARAQEEELCRASALYPALLRAPEFYAAHRADRSPFYTHRVIHSPAVPVFRDDAGALLPEPYAVDFLTSPAPNAGVIAQRTPEETDRIPAALAGRAERVLEVAAVAGVTALVLGAWGCGVFRNDPAQVAAAFRTHLEPGGRFAGRFPRLVFAVWDRQPRSANRAARSGSTAISATGSPSSPCRTPSGSPARW is encoded by the coding sequence GTGAGCGCACGGCTGCGCGAAGTGGCGCGCGACAACGAACGGATCCTCGCCGCCGGCGGATACGAGGCCGCGGGCCGGTGGGTGCCGCTGGGCGAGGCCGCCGCGAGGGCCGCGGACGGCACCCGGATGCACGGTCCCGGGCCGGTCGAGGGCGCCGGCGGCGCCCCCGCTGGCGGGCCGCGGGACACGCCCGCCGAGGTCACCGCCGAGACCTCGCTGGCCGCCGCGCGGCGGCTGGCCGGTGAAGGGGCCGACCGCGTCGGCGTGCTCAACTTCTCCTCCGCCCGCAACCCCGGCGGCGGCTACGTCAACGGCGCCCGCGCGCAGGAGGAGGAGCTGTGCCGGGCCTCCGCGCTCTACCCGGCTCTGCTGCGGGCCCCGGAGTTCTACGCCGCCCACCGCGCCGACCGCAGCCCCTTCTACACCCACCGCGTCATCCACTCCCCCGCCGTCCCGGTCTTCCGCGACGACGCCGGCGCGCTCCTCCCCGAGCCGTACGCCGTGGACTTCCTCACCTCCCCCGCCCCCAACGCGGGCGTCATCGCCCAGCGCACGCCGGAGGAGACGGACCGGATCCCCGCCGCGCTGGCGGGGCGCGCGGAGCGGGTGCTGGAGGTGGCGGCCGTCGCGGGGGTGACGGCGCTGGTGCTGGGCGCGTGGGGCTGCGGGGTGTTCCGCAACGATCCGGCGCAGGTGGCGGCGGCGTTCCGTACGCACCTGGAACCCGGCGGACGCTTCGCGGGGCGGTTCCCGCGGCTGGTGTTCGCCGTCTGGGACCGGCAGCCGCGGTCGGCCAACAGGGCCGCGAGAAGCGGTTCCACCGCTATCTCGGCTACTGGTTCGCCCTCTTCACCATGCCGAACGCCTTCGGGCTCGCCCGCGAGGTGGTGA